Proteins from one Caulobacter sp. 73W genomic window:
- the purL gene encoding phosphoribosylformylglycinamidine synthase subunit PurL yields the protein MTATAQKSMADTALEFGLKREEYELVLKRLGREPNLVELGVFSVMWSEHCSYKSSRKHLGKFPTTGPKVICGPGENAGVIDIGDGQAVIFKMESHNHPSYIEPYQGAATGVGGIMRDVFTMGARPIALLNALRFGDPSHPKTKRLVQGVVAGIGGYGNCVGVPTVAGETNFHPGYNGNILVNAMCVGLADADKIFYSAAPAAGLPVVYFGSKTGRDGIHGATMSSAEFTEDSEEKRPTVQVGDPFAEKLLIEATLELMASGAVAAIQDMGAAGLTSSSVEMAGKGGVGIELNMDAVPQREEGMSAYEMMLSESQERMLAVLKPGREADGYAIFEKWGLDAAVIGVTTDTGRMILKHHGQVVCDLPLAPLFDDAPLYDRPWVQPEVGAFIDPASVPAPANWEEAVLKIVSCPDVASKRWLWEQYDRHVMADTIEDSATGADSGVVRVHGGEKGLAVTSDCTPRYVQADPFEGGKQAVAEAWRNLTAVGADPIAITDNLNFGNPERPEIMGQIVRAIDGMAEACRELDFPVVSGNVSLYNETNGVAIPPTPTVGAVGLLANYDLAANFASMGDGDTLIVVGQNNGHLGASLYLREILGREEGSPPPVDLQLERRTGDFVRGLIQEGAFTCVHDLSDGGLVVGAAEMALASDVGVTLKATSAAHAHPFLFGEDQARYLIATPDPQDILTRAEAAGLHASVVGKAGGYDFASEGLFSIPLPKLRDTHEGWMPKYMGA from the coding sequence ATGACCGCGACCGCCCAAAAATCCATGGCCGACACGGCCCTCGAATTCGGCCTCAAGCGCGAGGAGTACGAACTCGTACTCAAGCGGCTGGGTCGTGAGCCCAACCTCGTCGAGCTGGGCGTCTTTTCGGTGATGTGGAGCGAGCACTGCTCCTACAAATCCTCGCGCAAGCACCTGGGCAAATTCCCGACCACGGGACCCAAGGTGATCTGCGGACCGGGCGAGAACGCGGGCGTCATCGACATCGGCGACGGCCAGGCGGTGATCTTCAAGATGGAGAGCCACAACCACCCGTCCTACATCGAGCCCTATCAGGGCGCGGCCACGGGCGTTGGCGGCATCATGCGCGACGTGTTCACCATGGGCGCGCGTCCGATCGCCCTGCTGAACGCCCTGCGCTTTGGCGATCCGTCGCATCCCAAGACCAAGCGTCTGGTGCAGGGCGTGGTCGCCGGCATCGGCGGCTATGGCAACTGCGTGGGCGTTCCCACCGTGGCGGGCGAGACCAACTTCCACCCCGGCTACAACGGCAACATCCTGGTCAACGCCATGTGCGTGGGCCTGGCCGACGCCGACAAGATCTTCTACTCGGCCGCTCCGGCCGCGGGTCTTCCGGTGGTATATTTCGGCTCCAAGACCGGCCGTGACGGCATCCACGGCGCGACCATGTCCTCGGCCGAGTTCACCGAGGATTCGGAGGAGAAGCGTCCCACCGTCCAGGTCGGCGATCCCTTCGCCGAGAAGCTGCTGATCGAAGCGACCCTGGAGCTGATGGCCAGCGGCGCGGTCGCCGCCATTCAGGACATGGGCGCGGCGGGCCTGACCTCCTCGTCGGTCGAGATGGCCGGTAAGGGCGGCGTCGGCATCGAGCTGAACATGGACGCGGTGCCCCAGCGCGAAGAGGGCATGAGCGCCTACGAGATGATGCTGTCGGAAAGCCAGGAGCGCATGCTGGCCGTCCTCAAGCCGGGCCGCGAGGCCGACGGCTACGCCATCTTCGAGAAGTGGGGCCTGGACGCCGCCGTCATCGGCGTGACCACCGACACCGGCCGCATGATCCTGAAGCATCACGGCCAAGTGGTCTGCGACCTGCCGCTGGCCCCGCTGTTCGACGACGCGCCCCTCTATGACCGTCCCTGGGTCCAGCCCGAGGTCGGCGCCTTCATCGACCCGGCCAGCGTTCCGGCTCCGGCGAACTGGGAAGAGGCCGTCCTGAAGATCGTGTCGTGCCCCGACGTGGCCTCCAAGCGCTGGCTTTGGGAGCAGTACGACCGTCACGTCATGGCCGACACCATCGAGGACAGCGCCACCGGCGCCGATTCGGGCGTGGTGCGCGTGCATGGCGGCGAGAAGGGGCTGGCGGTCACCTCCGACTGCACCCCGCGTTACGTGCAGGCCGACCCGTTCGAGGGCGGCAAGCAGGCGGTGGCGGAAGCCTGGCGCAACCTGACCGCGGTCGGCGCCGATCCCATCGCCATCACCGACAACCTCAACTTCGGCAATCCGGAACGGCCCGAGATCATGGGCCAGATCGTCCGCGCCATCGACGGCATGGCCGAGGCCTGCCGCGAGCTCGACTTCCCGGTCGTGAGCGGCAATGTCAGCCTCTACAACGAGACCAACGGCGTCGCCATTCCGCCGACCCCGACGGTCGGCGCGGTGGGCCTGCTGGCCAATTACGACCTAGCCGCCAACTTCGCCTCCATGGGCGATGGCGACACCTTGATCGTCGTTGGCCAGAACAACGGCCACCTGGGCGCAAGCCTGTACCTTCGCGAGATCCTCGGCCGCGAAGAGGGCTCGCCTCCCCCGGTCGACCTGCAGCTGGAGCGCCGCACCGGCGACTTCGTGCGAGGTCTGATCCAGGAAGGCGCGTTCACCTGCGTCCATGACCTGTCGGACGGCGGCCTAGTGGTCGGCGCGGCGGAGATGGCCCTGGCCTCGGACGTCGGCGTGACCCTGAAGGCGACCTCGGCCGCCCACGCCCACCCGTTCCTGTTCGGCGAGGACCAGGCCCGCTACCTGATCGCCACGCCGGATCCGCAGGACATCCTGACCCGCGCCGAGGCCGCCGGCCTGCACGCCAGCGTGGTCGGCAAGGCGGGCGGCTACGACTTCGCGTCGGAAGGCCTGTTCTCGATCCCGCTGCCCAAGCTGCGCGACACGCACGAAGGCTGGATGCCCAAGTACATGGGCGCCTGA
- the msrQ gene encoding protein-methionine-sulfoxide reductase heme-binding subunit MsrQ, with protein MDRQTRDRIVYWAVWLACLAPFVWLAAQAVLGELGANPIERLIRQLGVWGLRLLIVGLAITPLARLLRKPRLIRFRRTIGLFAFAYVSTHLLTYIGVDQYFDFAAVWRDILKRPFITLGMLAFVLLVPLAVTSTNGMIRRMGPRAWRRLHWLIYAIVPLGVVHYYLLVKADHRPPLVYGAIVLVLLGWRVVARLRSLRS; from the coding sequence ATGGACCGCCAGACCCGCGACCGGATCGTCTATTGGGCGGTATGGCTGGCCTGCCTCGCGCCGTTTGTCTGGCTGGCGGCCCAGGCCGTGCTGGGCGAGCTGGGCGCCAACCCGATCGAGCGGCTGATCCGGCAACTGGGCGTCTGGGGCCTGCGTCTGCTGATCGTCGGTCTGGCGATCACGCCGCTCGCACGGCTCCTAAGGAAGCCGCGACTGATCCGCTTTCGGCGCACCATCGGCCTGTTCGCCTTCGCCTATGTCTCCACCCACCTGCTGACCTACATCGGCGTCGACCAGTACTTCGACTTCGCGGCGGTCTGGCGCGATATCCTTAAGCGCCCCTTCATCACCCTGGGAATGCTGGCTTTCGTGCTGTTGGTCCCGCTGGCGGTCACCTCGACCAACGGGATGATCCGCCGGATGGGGCCGCGCGCATGGCGGCGGCTGCACTGGCTGATCTACGCCATCGTGCCGCTAGGCGTGGTTCACTACTACCTGCTGGTGAAGGCCGATCACCGTCCGCCCCTCGTCTATGGGGCGATCGTGCTGGTCCTGCTGGGCTGGCGCGTGGTCGCGCGCCTCAGGAGCCTTCGTTCCTAG
- the purS gene encoding phosphoribosylformylglycinamidine synthase subunit PurS has product MKAKVHVFLKPGVLDVQGKAVEGALHGLGWADVKNVRVGKTIEFDVADGANAEAEVKSMCEKLLANTVIESYRIELA; this is encoded by the coding sequence ATGAAAGCCAAGGTCCACGTCTTCCTGAAGCCCGGCGTGCTCGACGTTCAGGGTAAGGCCGTCGAAGGCGCCCTGCACGGTCTGGGCTGGGCGGACGTCAAGAACGTGCGGGTCGGCAAGACCATCGAGTTCGACGTCGCCGACGGCGCCAACGCCGAGGCCGAGGTGAAGTCCATGTGCGAGAAGCTGCTGGCGAACACGGTGATCGAAAGCTACCGCATCGAGCTGGCCTAA
- the purC gene encoding phosphoribosylaminoimidazolesuccinocarboxamide synthase, translated as MTTRRKKIYEGKAKILYEGPEPGTLIQYFKDDATAFNAQKKAILEGKGVINNRISEYVMTRLNSIGVQNHFIRRLNLREQLIKEVEIIPLEVVVRNVAAGSLSTRLGLAEGTALPRSIIEFYLKDDKLGDPMVAEEHITAFNWAATQEIDDMMAMALRVNDYLSGMFGAVGITLVDFKIEFGRIYEGDFSRVILADEISPDSCRLWDTATNEKLDKDRFRRDLGNVIESYTEVARRLGIMKEMPTVIQGGVH; from the coding sequence ATGACCACCCGCCGCAAGAAAATCTACGAAGGCAAGGCCAAGATCCTCTACGAGGGTCCCGAGCCGGGCACCTTGATCCAGTACTTCAAGGACGACGCCACCGCCTTCAACGCCCAGAAGAAGGCCATCCTCGAAGGCAAGGGCGTCATCAACAACCGCATCAGCGAGTATGTGATGACGCGCCTGAACTCGATCGGCGTGCAAAACCACTTCATCCGCCGCCTGAACCTGCGCGAGCAGCTGATCAAGGAAGTCGAGATCATCCCGCTGGAGGTGGTGGTTCGCAACGTGGCGGCCGGCAGCCTGTCCACGCGCCTGGGCCTGGCGGAGGGCACCGCCCTACCCCGCTCGATCATCGAGTTCTACCTGAAGGACGACAAGCTGGGCGATCCGATGGTCGCCGAGGAGCACATCACGGCGTTCAACTGGGCCGCGACCCAGGAGATCGACGACATGATGGCCATGGCCCTGCGCGTGAACGACTACCTGTCGGGCATGTTCGGCGCGGTCGGCATCACGCTGGTGGACTTCAAGATCGAGTTCGGGCGCATCTATGAGGGCGACTTCAGCCGGGTGATCCTGGCCGACGAGATCAGCCCCGACAGCTGCCGGCTGTGGGACACCGCCACCAACGAAAAGCTGGACAAGGATCGCTTCCGCCGCGATCTGGGCAATGTCATCGAAAGCTACACCGAAGTCGCCCGTCGCCTCGGCATCATGAAAGAGATGCCGACGGTGATCCAGGGCGGCGTCCACTAA
- the msrP gene encoding protein-methionine-sulfoxide reductase catalytic subunit MsrP — protein MLIRNAPGLTENDVTPRDIYLRRREFMAAGIAAGMGLAGTAAAAPLAFKPSKWSTDEKRTKLEDITSYNNFYEFGVDKDDPAKNAGRLKTSPWSVLIEGECAKPGRYALEDILKTAPLEERIYRLRCVEGWSMVIPWIGLPLAALIGRVQPTSKAKFVSFETLMRPDQMIGQRGPYLDWPYREGLRIDEAVNPLTILAVGLYGQTLPNQNGAPIRLVVPWKYGFKSIKSVVKIRLQETQPKTTWQMLNAREYGFYSNVNPAVDHPRWSQANERRIGEFRRRETLLFNGYGDQVAGMYRGMDLRKFY, from the coding sequence ATGCTGATCCGAAACGCCCCCGGCCTGACCGAGAACGATGTCACCCCTCGCGACATTTACCTGCGCCGGCGCGAGTTCATGGCCGCCGGCATCGCCGCGGGCATGGGCCTGGCGGGAACGGCCGCCGCAGCGCCCCTGGCGTTCAAGCCGTCCAAGTGGTCGACGGACGAGAAGCGCACCAAGCTGGAGGACATCACCAGCTACAACAATTTCTACGAATTCGGCGTCGACAAGGATGATCCGGCCAAGAACGCCGGCCGCCTGAAGACCAGCCCCTGGTCGGTTCTGATCGAGGGCGAATGCGCCAAGCCCGGCCGCTACGCCCTGGAGGACATCCTCAAGACCGCCCCGCTGGAGGAGCGCATCTATCGCCTGCGCTGCGTCGAGGGCTGGTCGATGGTCATCCCGTGGATCGGTCTGCCGCTGGCCGCCCTGATCGGTCGCGTGCAGCCGACGTCCAAGGCCAAGTTCGTCTCGTTCGAGACCCTGATGCGGCCCGACCAGATGATCGGACAGCGCGGTCCCTATCTCGATTGGCCTTATCGCGAGGGTCTGCGCATCGACGAGGCGGTCAATCCCCTGACCATCCTGGCGGTCGGTCTCTACGGCCAGACCCTGCCCAACCAGAACGGCGCTCCGATCCGTCTGGTCGTGCCCTGGAAATACGGGTTCAAGAGCATCAAGTCGGTGGTGAAGATCCGCCTGCAGGAAACCCAGCCCAAGACCACCTGGCAGATGCTGAACGCCCGCGAATACGGCTTCTATTCCAACGTCAATCCGGCGGTGGATCATCCGCGCTGGTCGCAGGCCAACGAGCGCCGTATCGGTGAATTCCGTCGCCGCGAGACCCTGCTGTTCAACGGTTATGGCGATCAGGTCGCCGGCATGTACCGCGGCATGGACCTTCGGAAGTTCTATTGA
- a CDS encoding 2OG-Fe(II) oxygenase family protein, translated as MRADLDPAPHAEAFERDGYVQIADFLPDDVAEGIAQILETQVQWSIMVTDPNGKTHIIDRAQYEQVGQQKINEYLRQMTQRGAEGFAFLHMTYSLLDEYPRDPGHPIARVTEFMNSPEFLDFGRKVIGAPTVKSSSIMASRYGPGDFLTVHDDSHTSDTRRAAMTLGFTRRWRPDWGGQLLFHDAAGDVERGLAPGFNVLTLFKVPKAHSVAYVAPYAKAPRISITGWLRDDPSLVNFPA; from the coding sequence ATGCGCGCAGACCTCGACCCCGCGCCCCATGCGGAGGCGTTCGAGCGCGACGGCTATGTCCAGATCGCCGATTTCCTCCCAGACGACGTGGCCGAGGGCATCGCCCAGATTCTGGAGACCCAGGTCCAGTGGTCGATCATGGTCACCGACCCCAACGGCAAGACCCACATCATCGACCGCGCCCAGTACGAGCAGGTCGGCCAGCAGAAGATCAACGAGTACCTGCGCCAGATGACCCAGCGCGGGGCCGAGGGCTTCGCCTTCCTGCACATGACCTATTCGCTGCTGGACGAGTACCCGCGCGACCCGGGCCACCCGATCGCCCGGGTGACCGAGTTCATGAACAGCCCCGAGTTCCTGGATTTCGGCCGCAAGGTGATCGGCGCCCCGACGGTGAAGAGCAGCTCGATCATGGCCTCGCGCTATGGTCCAGGCGACTTTCTGACCGTCCACGACGACAGCCACACCAGCGACACCCGCCGGGCGGCCATGACGCTGGGCTTCACCCGACGCTGGCGTCCGGATTGGGGCGGCCAGCTGCTGTTCCACGACGCGGCGGGCGATGTGGAACGGGGCCTGGCGCCCGGCTTCAACGTGCTGACGCTGTTCAAGGTGCCCAAGGCGCACTCGGTCGCCTATGTGGCGCCCTACGCCAAGGCGCCGCGCATCTCGATCACCGGCTGGCTGCGCGATGACCCGTCGCTGGTGAACTTCCCGGCCTGA
- a CDS encoding spinster family MFS transporter, with product MATEATTRDRPRYSGSYRGTVLALLLLVYTVNFIDRTIIGTIGQAIKTDLNLSDTQLGLLQGFAFAVLYTTLGIPIARLAERKNRVTIISVCLVIWSGFTALCGMATNFIQLLLFRVGVGVGEAGCSPPAHSLISDYYPAQKRASALAIYSFGIPLGTMFGAMAGGWIAENLSWRLAFVIVGLPGIVLALVVKLVIKEPPRGWSEQTVEPASPEDVAVDTTPPPSIGTVAKRLFTKWSFINMTIGVTLASFAAYGSGAFAVPYFLRNFGLSFAQAGLIFGAIGGVSAGIGTLLGGFLTDWAGKRNGAWYALVPALGLAVSTPLYVAGYSAAAWSTAAMILIVPGVFHYTYLAPTFGVMHNLVEPRMRATATALLFFVLNLIALGGGPVFTGWIIDLFSTQQFASLNLGDFKALCPGGRAAEGAAAALDEACKASVAKGTQSGQITTVLIYAWAALHYGLGAIGLSKDLKAARGEG from the coding sequence TTGGCGACTGAGGCGACGACGCGGGACCGGCCGCGGTACTCCGGAAGCTATCGCGGCACGGTCCTGGCGCTGCTGCTGCTGGTCTACACGGTCAACTTCATCGACCGCACGATCATCGGCACCATCGGACAGGCCATCAAGACGGACCTGAACCTGTCCGACACACAGCTTGGCCTGCTGCAGGGCTTCGCCTTCGCCGTCCTCTACACCACCTTGGGCATCCCCATCGCGCGCCTGGCGGAACGCAAGAACCGCGTGACGATCATCAGCGTCTGCCTGGTGATCTGGTCCGGCTTCACCGCTCTTTGCGGCATGGCCACCAACTTCATCCAGCTGCTGCTGTTCCGGGTCGGCGTCGGGGTCGGCGAGGCCGGCTGCTCCCCGCCCGCCCACTCGCTGATCAGCGACTACTATCCGGCGCAAAAGCGCGCCTCGGCCCTGGCCATCTATTCGTTCGGCATTCCGCTGGGCACCATGTTCGGGGCCATGGCCGGCGGCTGGATCGCCGAGAACCTCTCCTGGCGCCTGGCCTTCGTCATCGTCGGCCTGCCCGGCATCGTGCTGGCCCTGGTGGTCAAGCTGGTGATCAAGGAGCCGCCGCGCGGCTGGTCCGAACAGACGGTCGAGCCGGCCTCGCCCGAGGACGTGGCGGTGGATACGACCCCGCCGCCGTCGATCGGCACGGTCGCCAAGCGCCTGTTCACCAAGTGGTCGTTCATCAACATGACCATCGGGGTGACCCTCGCCTCCTTCGCCGCCTATGGCTCGGGCGCGTTCGCGGTCCCCTACTTCCTGCGCAACTTTGGCCTCAGCTTCGCCCAGGCCGGCCTGATCTTCGGCGCCATCGGCGGCGTGTCGGCGGGGATCGGCACCCTGCTGGGCGGCTTCCTCACCGACTGGGCGGGCAAGCGCAACGGCGCCTGGTACGCCCTGGTGCCGGCCCTCGGCCTGGCGGTCTCGACCCCGCTCTACGTGGCCGGCTATTCGGCCGCCGCCTGGAGCACCGCGGCGATGATCCTGATCGTGCCGGGGGTGTTCCACTACACCTACCTGGCCCCGACCTTCGGGGTGATGCACAACCTGGTCGAGCCGCGCATGCGAGCGACGGCCACGGCCCTGCTGTTCTTCGTCCTGAATCTGATCGCCCTCGGCGGCGGGCCGGTCTTCACCGGCTGGATCATCGACCTGTTCAGTACCCAGCAGTTCGCCTCTCTCAACCTCGGCGACTTCAAGGCCCTGTGCCCCGGCGGCAGGGCGGCCGAGGGCGCGGCCGCGGCGCTGGATGAGGCCTGCAAGGCCTCGGTCGCCAAGGGAACGCAGAGCGGGCAGATCACCACCGTCCTGATCTACGCCTGGGCGGCGCTGCACTACGGACTGGGCGCCATCGGCCTGTCCAAGGACCTGAAAGCCGCCCGCGGCGAGGGGTGA
- a CDS encoding aminotransferase class V-fold PLP-dependent enzyme — protein MSVARRDFLFGAGVAMAAGAAVAQETAAPAAASTPPAAGPDWTAVRGQFQTAPDQINMSAMLIATHPKPVRAAIDQFRRELDWRPVTYLEDNNRRLQGYSRAAAGRYLGVEGKQVALTDSTTMGAALVYSGLKLRPGDEILTTHQDYYVTHESLRHAAVRNGAQIKRISLYDDIDAVSEPQMVGRLMGAITPRTRVLALTWVHSSTGLKIPVAAISNALKQVNAGRQEPDQIILVLDGVHGFGNQDADMNSLGCDIFVAGCHKWLFGPRGTGVIAANNKGWAALRPTIPSFVDSNAWGAWINNGPLPDQANGVLMSPGGFKAFEHIWAIPAAVDFHDRIGKANVANRTTQLASQLKEGLAAMPHVRLVTPRQPGLSAGIVSFDVAGQSANETVHALRQRRVIASAAPYAVQHVRLTPSIMNTPADVDAVLAEVRGLKAV, from the coding sequence ATGAGCGTCGCGCGTCGAGATTTTCTGTTCGGGGCGGGTGTCGCCATGGCCGCCGGCGCGGCTGTCGCGCAGGAAACCGCGGCGCCCGCCGCCGCCAGCACGCCCCCGGCGGCTGGACCAGACTGGACGGCGGTGCGCGGGCAGTTCCAGACCGCGCCCGACCAGATCAACATGAGCGCCATGCTGATCGCCACGCATCCCAAGCCTGTGCGCGCGGCGATCGACCAGTTCCGTCGCGAACTCGACTGGCGTCCGGTCACCTATCTGGAGGACAACAACCGCCGCCTTCAGGGTTATAGCCGCGCCGCGGCGGGTCGCTATCTGGGTGTCGAGGGCAAGCAGGTCGCCCTGACCGACAGCACGACCATGGGCGCGGCCCTGGTCTATTCGGGACTGAAGCTGCGGCCGGGCGACGAAATCCTGACCACGCATCAGGACTATTACGTCACCCACGAATCCCTGCGGCACGCCGCCGTGCGCAACGGCGCGCAGATCAAGCGCATCTCGCTCTACGACGACATCGACGCGGTGTCCGAGCCTCAGATGGTCGGCCGGCTGATGGGCGCGATCACGCCGCGCACGCGGGTGCTGGCCCTGACCTGGGTGCATTCCAGCACCGGACTGAAGATTCCCGTGGCGGCGATCTCCAACGCCCTGAAACAGGTGAACGCCGGCCGGCAGGAGCCGGACCAGATCATTCTGGTGCTGGATGGCGTCCATGGGTTCGGCAATCAGGACGCCGACATGAACAGTCTGGGCTGCGATATCTTCGTGGCCGGCTGTCACAAGTGGCTGTTCGGGCCGCGCGGCACGGGCGTCATCGCCGCCAACAACAAGGGCTGGGCCGCCCTGCGCCCGACCATTCCAAGCTTCGTCGACAGCAACGCCTGGGGCGCGTGGATCAACAACGGCCCCCTGCCCGACCAGGCCAACGGCGTGCTGATGTCGCCCGGCGGGTTCAAGGCGTTCGAGCACATCTGGGCCATCCCCGCCGCCGTCGACTTCCACGACCGCATCGGCAAGGCCAACGTCGCCAACCGCACCACGCAGTTGGCCAGCCAGTTGAAGGAAGGCCTGGCGGCCATGCCGCACGTTCGCCTGGTCACCCCGCGCCAACCCGGCCTGTCGGCGGGCATCGTCTCCTTCGACGTGGCCGGGCAGTCGGCGAACGAAACGGTCCATGCCCTGCGCCAGCGGCGGGTGATCGCCTCGGCGGCCCCCTACGCGGTGCAGCACGTGCGCCTGACGCCCAGCATCATGAACACTCCGGCCGACGTGGATGCGGTGCTTGCGGAGGTGCGGGGGCTGAAAGCGGTCTAG
- a CDS encoding 2OG-Fe(II) oxygenase family protein, which translates to MAADLRLNPALDWRPYAETFAREGVVQIPNVLTPQAAEAVAQILERATPWRLALSNERGTEEVMDQPTLARMPRETLAGKVQATVQRATENFAYVYLCYPMISGLLDGKEPDLPIHGVTEWLNSREFLDFGQSVIGRTDITKADAQASFYRQGDFLSLHDDTGQGERRAAYTLGFTRRWRPDWGGQLLFHDKDGQIERGLTPGFNVLSVFNVPRPHSVAPVAAYAGAPRHSIVGWLRNDPPFKG; encoded by the coding sequence ATGGCCGCCGACCTGCGCCTCAACCCGGCTCTCGACTGGCGGCCCTACGCCGAGACCTTCGCCCGTGAGGGCGTGGTCCAGATTCCCAACGTCCTGACGCCGCAAGCGGCCGAGGCCGTGGCTCAGATCCTGGAGCGGGCCACGCCCTGGCGGCTAGCCCTGTCCAACGAGCGCGGGACCGAGGAGGTGATGGACCAGCCCACCCTGGCCCGCATGCCGCGCGAGACCCTGGCAGGCAAGGTGCAGGCCACGGTCCAGCGGGCGACCGAGAACTTCGCCTACGTCTATCTTTGCTACCCGATGATCAGCGGTCTGCTGGACGGCAAGGAGCCGGACCTGCCGATCCACGGCGTGACCGAATGGCTGAATTCGCGGGAATTCCTGGATTTCGGACAGAGCGTCATCGGCCGCACCGACATCACCAAGGCCGACGCCCAGGCCAGCTTCTATCGCCAGGGCGATTTCTTGTCGCTGCACGACGACACCGGCCAGGGCGAGCGTCGAGCCGCCTATACCCTGGGCTTCACCCGTCGCTGGCGGCCGGACTGGGGCGGCCAGCTGCTGTTCCACGACAAGGACGGCCAGATCGAGCGCGGCCTGACGCCGGGCTTCAATGTTCTGAGCGTGTTCAACGTGCCGCGCCCGCACTCGGTGGCCCCGGTGGCGGCCTATGCCGGCGCGCCGCGGCACTCCATCGTCGGCTGGCTGCGCAACGACCCGCCGTTCAAGGGTTAG
- a CDS encoding DUF1476 domain-containing protein, with the protein MTTFDDREQAYERKFALDAEQEFKAGARRNRLLGEWAAGLMGLATVEEYAKAVVKSDFEQPGDEDVLRKVFEDLKGAGLAVSEGEVRQKMDELMAVAREQIRAGA; encoded by the coding sequence ATGACCACCTTTGACGACCGCGAGCAGGCTTATGAGCGCAAGTTCGCCCTGGACGCCGAGCAGGAGTTCAAGGCCGGCGCTCGCCGCAACCGCCTGCTGGGCGAGTGGGCCGCGGGTCTGATGGGCCTGGCGACCGTCGAGGAATACGCCAAGGCCGTCGTCAAGTCGGACTTCGAACAGCCGGGCGACGAAGACGTCCTGCGCAAGGTCTTCGAAGACCTGAAGGGCGCCGGCCTGGCCGTCTCCGAAGGCGAAGTTCGCCAGAAGATGGACGAGCTGATGGCCGTGGCCCGCGAACAGATCCGCGCCGGCGCCTAA
- the purQ gene encoding phosphoribosylformylglycinamidine synthase subunit PurQ, translating into MKAAVVVFPGSNCDRDCKVAVERSTGAQVDMVWHKDTSLPDDLDLIVLPGGFSYGDYLRCGAMAVQSPVMREVIAAADRGVAVVGICNGFQMLTEAGLLPGALLRNEKLKYICKPVGLDIVNAQTRFTAAFQGQREATMTIGNGEGNYFADEETLDRLEGEGLVVFRYQDNPNGSARDIAAIMNPKGNVLGIMPHPDRAFEPELGSADGALLFQSVMNSV; encoded by the coding sequence ATGAAAGCCGCCGTCGTCGTCTTCCCCGGATCCAACTGTGATCGCGACTGCAAGGTCGCCGTCGAACGCTCCACCGGAGCGCAGGTGGACATGGTCTGGCACAAGGATACGTCCCTGCCGGACGATCTGGACCTCATCGTCCTGCCGGGCGGGTTCTCCTACGGCGACTACCTGCGCTGCGGCGCCATGGCGGTCCAGAGCCCGGTGATGCGCGAAGTGATCGCCGCCGCCGATCGCGGCGTGGCCGTGGTGGGCATCTGCAACGGTTTCCAGATGCTGACGGAGGCGGGGCTGCTGCCCGGCGCCCTGCTGCGCAACGAGAAGCTGAAATATATCTGCAAGCCGGTCGGCCTGGACATCGTCAACGCCCAGACCCGCTTCACCGCCGCCTTCCAGGGCCAGCGCGAAGCGACGATGACCATCGGCAACGGCGAAGGCAACTACTTCGCCGATGAGGAGACCCTGGACCGCCTGGAGGGCGAGGGCCTGGTGGTCTTCCGCTATCAGGACAATCCCAACGGTTCGGCGCGCGACATCGCCGCCATCATGAACCCCAAGGGCAATGTGCTGGGCATCATGCCTCACCCGGACCGGGCCTTCGAGCCGGAGCTGGGCTCGGCCGACGGCGCCCTGCTCTTCCAGAGCGTGATGAACAGCGTCTGA
- a CDS encoding DUF3291 domain-containing protein, with the protein MKDFVDNLDRINALAEASPGFIWRLTGSGDNATDLSPYDDPLIIPNMSVWKDVAHLGAFVYRSGHVQIMRRRAEWFEHMENFQALWWVPAGHRPTVEEAKARLELIARTGPTAEAFTFWSPFPPPDAQAPVEAVLDRCA; encoded by the coding sequence ATCAAGGACTTCGTCGACAACCTGGACCGCATCAACGCCCTGGCCGAGGCCTCGCCCGGCTTCATCTGGCGGCTGACGGGGTCTGGCGACAACGCCACCGACCTGTCGCCCTATGACGACCCGCTGATCATCCCCAACATGTCGGTCTGGAAGGACGTCGCCCATCTCGGCGCTTTCGTCTATCGTAGCGGCCACGTCCAGATCATGCGCCGCCGGGCCGAATGGTTCGAGCACATGGAAAACTTCCAGGCGCTCTGGTGGGTCCCCGCCGGCCATCGCCCCACGGTCGAGGAAGCCAAGGCCAGGCTCGAACTGATCGCGCGGACGGGCCCGACCGCCGAGGCCTTCACCTTCTGGAGCCCCTTTCCGCCGCCGGACGCGCAAGCCCCGGTCGAGGCGGTGCTGGACCGCTGCGCGTGA